Within Epilithonimonas zeae, the genomic segment TGATTGATCACCAATTTCCCATCTTTGGTCATATGAATATCGAATTCGGTTCCATAAATTTTCAGTTTCTGAGCATTTTCTAAGGACTGAATCGAATTTTCCGAAGTTTTGGGCTGTGTATTCCAGAACCCACGATGGGCGATAATTTGAGTTTGGGCGTTGATAAACATAGTTGTGACAAGGGTTAAACTACAAAATACTTTCTTCATTTTTCTGATATTAATAAATTTTGAACGCAAAGTCCACAAAGATTTTTTAATTACTAAACTTTTTTAAGGTTCGCAAAAGCGTAAAACTTAGCAAGACTCGCAGAATTCAAATCTATGTGGATTATTTTACAAGTAAGCAAATTACTCATTTTATTTTTAGTCGTTCTCCTTGTTTTGGTTATTTTTGCTTTAAATAAATTTTCCCAATGTCCGAAAACATTCAGCAAAAGATAGAATCCCTGAGAGAAGAACTTCATCAGCATAATTACAATTATTATGTTCTTGATAATAATACGATTTCTGATTTTGAATTTGATGAAAAACTAAAAGAACTTCAGGAGCTGGAAACAGCACATCCAGAATTTTTCGATGCTAATTCTCCGACTTTGCGTGTTGGTGGCGGAATCACGAAGAATTTCCCGACCGTCCAGCATCAGTACAGAATGTATTCTCTCGACAATTCTTATGATTTTGACGACCTTGAAGATTGGGAAAAACGAATCATCAAAACCATTGATGAACCTGTAGAATTTGTAGCCGAACTGAAATATGACGGCGCTTCGATTTCCATTCTTTACGAAAACGGAAAATTGTCGCAGGCTGTTACGCGTGGCGACGGTTTTCAGGGTGATGAAATTACTAATAATGTAAGAACGATTTCTGATGTTCCTCTGACCTTGAAAGGTGATTTTCCTAAACGATTTTTTATCCGCGGCGAAATTTATCTTACTAGAAAAAACTTTGATAAAATCAATAAAGCTCGTGAAGAGGAAGGTTTGGATTTGTTTATGAATCCGAGAAATACCGCCAGTGGAAGTCTGAAAATGCAGGATTCCGGAGAAGTAAGAAAACGTGGATTGTCGGCGGTTTTGTATCAATATATTTCGGATGAATTTCCGGCAGATACCCATTGGAACATCCTTGCTAAAGCCAAAAACTGGGGCTTTCGAGTTTCGGAAGACCAGGCGAAATTATGTAAAACATTGAATGAAGTAAAAGAATTCATCACATTTTGGGATACAGAACGACACCAATTACCTTTTGAAATTGACGGCATTGTTTTGAAAGTTAATTCATTAAAACAGCAAAGACAACTCGGTTATACTGCCAAATCGCCACGTTGGGCAATGGCTTACAAATTCAAGGCGGAAAAAGTGGAAACCGAATTGCAAAGTGTTTCTTATCAAGTTGGAAGAACCGGTGCCATTACGCCTGTTGCGAATCTGAAGCCTGTTTTATTGGCAGGAACAACGGTAAAACGCGCGTCTCTTCATAACGAAGATATTATCAAAAAACTGGATTTGCACGAGCACGATTTTGTATATGTCGAAAAAGGCGGCGAAATTATCCCAAAGATTGTTGGTGTGAATACTGAAAAACGAACGCTTTTACAAACCCCAATAGAATACATCAAAAACTGCCCGGAATGTGGAACTGTACTGGTAAAAATTGAAGACCAGGCGATTCATTTTTGTCCGAATGAGCTGCATTGTCCCCCACAAGTAGTGGGAAGAATGATTCATTATGTTTCCAGAAAAGCTTTGAATATCGAGAATCTTGGCGGAGAAACGATTGAGCAACTCTACAGAGAAAAGCTGATTGAAAACCCTGCTGATTTTTACACACTCAAAAAAGAGCAGCTTCTTCCACTTGAAAGAATGGCTGAAAAATCGGCTCAGAATATTCTGGACGGGATTGAAAAATCGAAAGAAGTTCCATTTGAAAAAGTATTATTCGGAATCGGAATCAAACACGTTGGAGAAACGGTGGCGAAGAAACTGGTCAAGAATTTTTCTACGATTGATGAATTGAAAAATGCAACTTTGGAAGAGCTTTGCCAAGTTGAAGATATCGGAATGAAAATCGCGGTCAGCATCACGGACTTTTTCCAGAATTCTGAAAACATTCTGATGATTGAACGCTTGAAATCATACGGAGTTCAGTTGGAAAAAGGAGAAAACACGAATGAAGTCTTATCCAATGTTTTGGAAGGAAAAACGTTTCTTTTCACTGGAAAATTGTCGCTTTTCACAAGAGAACAAGCAGAAGAAATGGTGGAAAAACATAACGGAAAAAATATCTCGGCAGTTTCAAAAAACCTCAATTATCTGGTGGTTGGAGAAAAAGCCGGAAGTAAACTAAAAAAAGCGCAGGACATCGGAACGATTACGATTCTGGATGAACAGCAGTTTTTGGATCTGATTGGATAATTTGAGTTGGAGGGTTTGAGAGTACAAGCGTTTGAATTATGAGAAACGTTGATTGAATGTCGAATCTCCTAGCCCTGATTGCAGTGGAAATCCCGCAGTGAGGCGACGGAGCAAAGCGGAGTCGACCGAGCGAGGAATTGTAACGGAAAGCAGGTTCCCGGCTCCTAAAAATTAATTTTCTGATGAGAAATGAAATTGAAAATAAACTGATGAAAAAGAATACCAAACCGACGAGTATGCGGATTTTGGTGTATGATTTTCTGGACTCTCAGGATGTGGCTTTGTCTTTGTCGGAGATTGAAAATCAGTTTGAAAATGCCGATAGAATCACGATTTACAGAACGCTGAAAACTTTCGAAGAAAAAGGAATCGTTCACAGTATCCAGGAAAATAGCACTACAAAATATCGGCTTTGCGAGGATGACTGCAACGAAAATACACACAG encodes:
- a CDS encoding Fur family transcriptional regulator → MRNEIENKLMKKNTKPTSMRILVYDFLDSQDVALSLSEIENQFENADRITIYRTLKTFEEKGIVHSIQENSTTKYRLCEDDCNENTHSDRHLHFYCKICKQTTCKENVTFADHPNLGFRIDEVRFFAKGICENCLDETL
- the ligA gene encoding NAD-dependent DNA ligase LigA produces the protein MSENIQQKIESLREELHQHNYNYYVLDNNTISDFEFDEKLKELQELETAHPEFFDANSPTLRVGGGITKNFPTVQHQYRMYSLDNSYDFDDLEDWEKRIIKTIDEPVEFVAELKYDGASISILYENGKLSQAVTRGDGFQGDEITNNVRTISDVPLTLKGDFPKRFFIRGEIYLTRKNFDKINKAREEEGLDLFMNPRNTASGSLKMQDSGEVRKRGLSAVLYQYISDEFPADTHWNILAKAKNWGFRVSEDQAKLCKTLNEVKEFITFWDTERHQLPFEIDGIVLKVNSLKQQRQLGYTAKSPRWAMAYKFKAEKVETELQSVSYQVGRTGAITPVANLKPVLLAGTTVKRASLHNEDIIKKLDLHEHDFVYVEKGGEIIPKIVGVNTEKRTLLQTPIEYIKNCPECGTVLVKIEDQAIHFCPNELHCPPQVVGRMIHYVSRKALNIENLGGETIEQLYREKLIENPADFYTLKKEQLLPLERMAEKSAQNILDGIEKSKEVPFEKVLFGIGIKHVGETVAKKLVKNFSTIDELKNATLEELCQVEDIGMKIAVSITDFFQNSENILMIERLKSYGVQLEKGENTNEVLSNVLEGKTFLFTGKLSLFTREQAEEMVEKHNGKNISAVSKNLNYLVVGEKAGSKLKKAQDIGTITILDEQQFLDLIG